The Sulfitobacter sp. S223 genome has a window encoding:
- a CDS encoding sarcosine oxidase subunit beta family protein, with translation MRFSGWRILREGLSGNKGWQPHWRDAEPKAEYDAIIIGGGGHGLSTAYYLAKEHGMTNIAVIEKSYLGGGNVGRNTTIVRANYFLDGNSQFYSHSLKLWEGLEQELNYNVMLSQRGQLMLCHSDGQRDAYARRGNSIIGQGDDAELLDVEGVRKIAPFLDFKNTRFPIYGGLLQRRSGTARHDAVAWGYARGASERGVDLIQQCEVTGIDIENGKVTGVQTTRGAIRAKKVGMVVAGRSSQVAAMAGMRLPIESHVLQAFVTEGLKPVIDNVISFGMGHFYISQSDKGGLVFGGDLDFYASYAARGNLPMVEHVMEAGMTLMPMIGKAKVLRSWGGIMDMTPDGSPIIDKTETEGLFVNCGWCYGGFKAVPGSGNSFAHLMATGQHHAPAAKFRLDRFRTGAGLMDEEGTGSQHNLH, from the coding sequence ATGCGGTTTTCGGGATGGCGTATTCTGCGCGAAGGGTTGAGCGGCAACAAGGGCTGGCAGCCTCATTGGCGCGATGCCGAACCGAAGGCCGAATATGATGCGATCATCATCGGCGGCGGCGGCCATGGACTTTCGACTGCGTATTATCTGGCCAAAGAACACGGCATGACAAATATCGCCGTGATTGAAAAAAGTTATTTGGGCGGCGGCAATGTTGGGCGCAACACGACCATCGTAAGGGCCAACTATTTCCTCGACGGCAATTCGCAATTTTACTCCCACTCGTTGAAGCTGTGGGAAGGGCTTGAACAGGAGCTGAACTATAATGTGATGCTCTCTCAGCGCGGGCAATTGATGCTGTGTCATTCGGATGGGCAGCGCGATGCCTATGCGCGGCGCGGAAATTCAATCATAGGGCAGGGGGATGATGCCGAACTGCTGGATGTGGAAGGTGTGCGCAAGATTGCCCCCTTCCTTGATTTCAAGAACACGCGGTTTCCGATTTATGGCGGGCTTTTGCAGCGCCGCTCTGGCACCGCGCGCCATGACGCGGTGGCGTGGGGCTACGCGCGCGGCGCGTCCGAGCGTGGCGTGGACCTTATACAGCAATGCGAGGTCACAGGCATTGACATAGAGAACGGCAAGGTGACCGGTGTGCAGACCACACGCGGTGCGATCCGTGCCAAAAAGGTAGGCATGGTTGTGGCGGGCCGCTCGTCCCAAGTGGCGGCAATGGCGGGCATGCGCCTGCCGATTGAAAGCCACGTTTTGCAGGCCTTCGTGACAGAGGGGCTGAAGCCGGTCATCGACAATGTGATCAGTTTCGGCATGGGGCACTTCTATATCAGCCAGTCGGACAAGGGCGGATTGGTCTTCGGCGGTGATCTGGATTTTTATGCCTCTTATGCCGCGCGGGGCAATCTTCCGATGGTCGAGCATGTGATGGAAGCAGGCATGACCCTGATGCCAATGATCGGCAAGGCAAAGGTGCTGCGGTCTTGGGGCGGGATAATGGATATGACGCCCGACGGCTCGCCCATCATCGACAAGACCGAGACAGAAGGTTTGTTCGTGAATTGCGGCTGGTGCTACGGCGGGTTCAAGGCTGTGCCGGGCTCTGGCAATTCGTTCGCGCATTTGATGGCAACGGGGCAGCACCATGCACCTGCGGCCAAATTCAGGCTGGACCGTTTCCGGACAGGTGCGGGATTGATGGATGAAGAGGGCACCGGCTCTCAACATAATTTGCACTGA
- a CDS encoding bifunctional transcriptional activator/DNA repair enzyme AdaA produces MMFDLPDEETLYAALLARDPAWDGRAWVGVSSTGVFCRLTCTARKPNPQNCTFYDTIGAAIEAGYRACKRCHPLAPAAESDPCVKTLLAALEADSEKRWGEADVIALGYDLSTVRRAFKRNFDMTFLEMARLARLRSGAAELVGGAKVIEAQLVAGYSSGSAFRSAFAAWMGLTPGAFVQNAVLRADWIETPLGAMVAVASESALHLLEFTERRALPAELAALRRDAKGSLGFGRFASTDRIEREMNAFMAGDTAAFETPLRPLGTPFTQNVWQALREIPAGQTRSYGELARYMGRPNATRAVARANGANPIAIAIPCHRVLGADGSLTGYGGGLWRKQKLIELERGFAAAR; encoded by the coding sequence ATGATGTTTGATTTGCCAGATGAAGAAACGCTCTATGCCGCATTATTGGCGCGCGATCCTGCATGGGACGGCCGTGCTTGGGTCGGGGTTTCGTCGACAGGCGTGTTTTGTCGGCTTACGTGCACTGCGCGCAAGCCCAATCCGCAAAACTGTACGTTCTATGACACGATAGGGGCGGCGATCGAAGCGGGGTATCGCGCCTGCAAGCGGTGTCACCCTTTGGCTCCGGCTGCGGAGTCTGACCCCTGTGTGAAAACTTTGCTTGCTGCGCTAGAGGCGGATTCCGAAAAGCGTTGGGGCGAAGCCGATGTCATTGCGTTGGGTTACGATCTGTCGACGGTGCGGCGGGCGTTCAAACGAAATTTTGACATGACTTTTCTTGAAATGGCGCGGCTGGCGCGCTTGCGCAGCGGCGCAGCAGAGCTGGTCGGCGGCGCGAAGGTGATCGAGGCGCAATTGGTGGCCGGATACAGTTCCGGTTCTGCCTTCCGGTCGGCCTTTGCTGCTTGGATGGGGCTGACGCCAGGTGCCTTTGTGCAGAATGCGGTTTTGCGGGCAGATTGGATTGAAACGCCTTTGGGGGCGATGGTGGCAGTTGCCTCAGAGAGCGCCTTGCATTTGCTGGAGTTCACAGAGAGGCGCGCGTTACCCGCAGAGCTGGCCGCACTCAGGCGGGATGCCAAGGGATCGCTTGGATTTGGCCGCTTTGCATCAACTGACCGGATCGAGCGGGAAATGAACGCATTCATGGCGGGTGATACAGCCGCGTTTGAAACGCCGCTGCGTCCGCTTGGTACGCCCTTCACCCAAAACGTTTGGCAGGCCTTGCGCGAAATCCCTGCAGGGCAGACCCGCAGCTATGGCGAGCTTGCCCGCTATATGGGGCGGCCGAACGCGACCCGCGCCGTAGCGCGCGCAAATGGGGCGAACCCCATTGCCATAGCTATTCCGTGCCACCGGGTGCTTGGGGCTGACGGCAGTCTGACCGGATATGGCGGCGGGCTGTGGCGCAAACAAAAGCTGATCGAGCTTGAGCGCGGGTTTGCCGCTGCCCGCTAG